In the Quercus lobata isolate SW786 chromosome 5, ValleyOak3.0 Primary Assembly, whole genome shotgun sequence genome, one interval contains:
- the LOC115988533 gene encoding methyltransferase-like protein 22 isoform X1, with product MEERTESSASGSSAQSPYPPTSSEEEEEMNGGDSTKDEEHVMSEVHLGCPPGISGPHISHFTISLPTPPEVEPSRYQCEAASPNQTFSVDPDGDLVLTRRNKPASCIYRVTIQHNITSSIPNVGLQVWRAELVLSDFILHKMFTSAEFDGIVALELGAGTGLVGILLARVAKTVFVTDHGDEILNNCAENVDLNSGLFNCQAAVYVRELEWMSPWPPRVVGPGESPLHKRYLWTFSEVEEVQGASLLVAADVIYSDDLTDAFFNVLEKFMSLGSEKVLYLALEKRYNFSVNDLDVVANGYSHFRSYLRDDSECEDIKNGSVPCFVGKRIDITQIPQYVRDYDRGNDVEIWRIKYEEKNPNVGDSCDNVTKVM from the exons ATGGAAGAAAGAACCGAATCTTCAGCTTCAGGCTCTTCAGCACAATCACCATATCCACCTACATCAtctgaggaagaggaagaaatgAACGGCGGAGATTCAACAAAGGATGAGGAACATGTGATGAGCGAGGTCCACCTAGGATGCCCACCTGGCATCTCTGGGCCCCACATTTCCCACTTCACCATTTCTCTTCCAACTCCACCTG AAGTTGAACCTAGCAGATACCAATGTGAAGCGGCTTCACCAAATCAAACATTTAGCGTGGACCCAGATGGTGATCTTGTTCTAACTAGGCGTAACA AACCAGCTTCTTGTATTTACCGTGTGACCATCCAGCATAATATCACATCATCAATTCCAAATGTCGGTTTGCAG GTGTGGAGAGCAGAACTAGTGTTATCTGATTTTATTCTGCATAAGATGTTTACTTCAGCTGAGTTTGATGGAATTGTAGCATTAGAACTTGGTGCTGGAACAG GGTTGGTGGGTATATTACTTGCACGTGTTGCAAAAACGGTGTTTGTAACTG ACCATGGTGATGAAATCCTTAACAACTGTGCTGAGAATGTTGACCTTAATTCTGGACTGTTCAACTGTCAAGCAGCAGTTTATGTGCGCGAACTCGAATGGATGAGTCCGTGGCCCCCTAGAGTAGTAGGACCAGGAGAGTCTCCTCTGCATaaaag GTACTTATGGACCTTTTCTGAAGTTGAAGAAGTCCAAGGAGCTTCTTTGCTTGTGGCTGCTGACGTAATTTACAGCGATGACTTGACTGATgcatttttcaatgttttggaGAAATTTATGTCCCTAGGTTCAGAGAAG GTGTTATACTTGGCATTGGAAAAGCGCTACAACTTCAGTGTCAATGATCTCGATGTTGTTGCAAATGGTTATTCACACTTTCGTAGTTATTTGAGGGATGACAGCG AATGTGAGGACATCAAAAATGGATCTGTCCCTTGTTTTGTTGGAAAGCGCATCGATATCACACAAATTCCACAATATGTGAGGGATTACGATAGAGGAAATGATGTTGAGATTTGGCGGATtaaatatgaggaaaaaaatcCCAATGTAGGAGACTCCTGTGACAATGTGACTAAAGTAATGTAG
- the LOC115988533 gene encoding methyltransferase-like protein 22 isoform X2 has product MEERTESSASGSSAQSPYPPTSSEEEEEMNGGDSTKDEEHVMSEVHLGCPPGISGPHISHFTISLPTPPVEPSRYQCEAASPNQTFSVDPDGDLVLTRRNKPASCIYRVTIQHNITSSIPNVGLQVWRAELVLSDFILHKMFTSAEFDGIVALELGAGTGLVGILLARVAKTVFVTDHGDEILNNCAENVDLNSGLFNCQAAVYVRELEWMSPWPPRVVGPGESPLHKRYLWTFSEVEEVQGASLLVAADVIYSDDLTDAFFNVLEKFMSLGSEKVLYLALEKRYNFSVNDLDVVANGYSHFRSYLRDDSECEDIKNGSVPCFVGKRIDITQIPQYVRDYDRGNDVEIWRIKYEEKNPNVGDSCDNVTKVM; this is encoded by the exons ATGGAAGAAAGAACCGAATCTTCAGCTTCAGGCTCTTCAGCACAATCACCATATCCACCTACATCAtctgaggaagaggaagaaatgAACGGCGGAGATTCAACAAAGGATGAGGAACATGTGATGAGCGAGGTCCACCTAGGATGCCCACCTGGCATCTCTGGGCCCCACATTTCCCACTTCACCATTTCTCTTCCAACTCCACCTG TTGAACCTAGCAGATACCAATGTGAAGCGGCTTCACCAAATCAAACATTTAGCGTGGACCCAGATGGTGATCTTGTTCTAACTAGGCGTAACA AACCAGCTTCTTGTATTTACCGTGTGACCATCCAGCATAATATCACATCATCAATTCCAAATGTCGGTTTGCAG GTGTGGAGAGCAGAACTAGTGTTATCTGATTTTATTCTGCATAAGATGTTTACTTCAGCTGAGTTTGATGGAATTGTAGCATTAGAACTTGGTGCTGGAACAG GGTTGGTGGGTATATTACTTGCACGTGTTGCAAAAACGGTGTTTGTAACTG ACCATGGTGATGAAATCCTTAACAACTGTGCTGAGAATGTTGACCTTAATTCTGGACTGTTCAACTGTCAAGCAGCAGTTTATGTGCGCGAACTCGAATGGATGAGTCCGTGGCCCCCTAGAGTAGTAGGACCAGGAGAGTCTCCTCTGCATaaaag GTACTTATGGACCTTTTCTGAAGTTGAAGAAGTCCAAGGAGCTTCTTTGCTTGTGGCTGCTGACGTAATTTACAGCGATGACTTGACTGATgcatttttcaatgttttggaGAAATTTATGTCCCTAGGTTCAGAGAAG GTGTTATACTTGGCATTGGAAAAGCGCTACAACTTCAGTGTCAATGATCTCGATGTTGTTGCAAATGGTTATTCACACTTTCGTAGTTATTTGAGGGATGACAGCG AATGTGAGGACATCAAAAATGGATCTGTCCCTTGTTTTGTTGGAAAGCGCATCGATATCACACAAATTCCACAATATGTGAGGGATTACGATAGAGGAAATGATGTTGAGATTTGGCGGATtaaatatgaggaaaaaaatcCCAATGTAGGAGACTCCTGTGACAATGTGACTAAAGTAATGTAG
- the LOC115992056 gene encoding uncharacterized protein LOC115992056 has product MLDGLLKPKFYNKCKSNLKLLKVRLEGIKKKRNAVQKYLKSDIVDLLRNNLDINAYGRAEGLLVEQNMTTCYELIENFRGCIYSHVSAMNKQSECPEECKEAISSLIYAAARFSDLPELRELRTIFTERYGSSLESYTNKEVIVERLKAKAPTKEMKLQLLQDLAQEFSINWDIKALEPKLYTSIPKQEHRRHGSLSNTDDEKWQKNKDDTVPEKNNQDSENRLSNGRGSITKRNDKDLNFRGRKDVTDDDKWQKNKDDAVPEKNNQDSTNRLSNGRGSITKRNDRDLNSRGIKDVTGDRHGMPTISEDKITTELSQGGLKKSSSLVGSVSKDEVDDKRPFYYKYTTPPYLKTKYEKDESSSEEPTKLKGHIDKEAAQHIDHPVVEDKPKPRSVRSRNLKPPPGRSNVGSSEIDGVTTLDSRGTKQEDARRSLRTIHSDDSAPRDEEDTNVDDLLMHFSKKKSPDESGKKKIYLKPPPSRQSDVDHGGYKWNRMKSDLDIGPARVEPTTSTGATKRHVRATSLQPEMLNVGQHVHPNLPDYDELAARLANIR; this is encoded by the exons ATGCTAGACGGATTACTAAAGCCAAAATTCTACAACAAATG CAAATCAAATTTGAAGCTTTTGAAGGTTCGGCTAGAGGggataaagaagaagagaaatgcTGTGCAGAAATATTTGAAGAGTGATATAGTTGACCTTCTTAGGAATAACCTTGACATCAATGCCTATGGCAGG GCTGAAGGGCTTCTAGTTGAGCAAAACATGACAACCTGTTATGAACTCATTGAAAATTTCCGTGGGTGCATCTACAGTCATGTCTCTGCCATGAATAAACAGAG CGAGTGTCCTGAGGAATGCAAGGAAGCTATATCATCTTTGATCTATGCCGCAGCAAGATTCTCTGATTTGCCAGAACTCCGTGAACTCAGAACTATTTTTACTGAGAGATATGGAAGTTCACTTGAATCTTATACAAATAAAGAGGTAA TTGTTGAGAGGTTAAAGGCAAAGGCTCCTACAAAAGAGATgaagcttcagttgctgcaagaCCTAGCACAAGAATTCTCTATAAATTGGGATATCAAGGCTTTGGAACCGAAACTGTATACTTCTATACCAAAACAA GAGCATCGCAGACATGGTTCTTTAAGCAATACTGATGATGAAAAATGGCAGAAAAACAAGGATGACACAGTCCCAGAAAAAAACAATCAGGATTCTGAAAACAGACTGAGCAATGGGAGGGGATCTATTACAAAAAGAAATGACAAAGACCTTAATTTTCGTGGAAGAAAGGATGTCACTGATGATGACAAATGGCAGAAAAACAAGGATGATGCAGTCCCAGAAAAAAACAATCAGGATTCTACAAACAGACTGAGCAATGGGAGGGGTTCTATTACAAAAAGGAATGACAGAGACCTTAATTCTCGTGGAATAAAGGATGTCACTGGTGATAGACATGGGATGCCTACAATTAGTGAAGATAAGATAACTACCGAGTTATCCCAAGGTGGCCTAAAAAAGTCTTCAAGTTTAGTTGGAAGTGTCTCTAAAGACGAAGTAGACGATAAGAGGCCATTTTACTACAAATATACCACTCCACCTTACctcaaaacaaaatatgaaaaagatgaaAGCAGCTCAGAGGAACCTACAAAATTAAAGGGCCATATTGACAAGGAAGCAGCTCAACATATTGATCATCCAGTGGTTGAAGATAAACCAAAACCAAGATCAGTTAGGAGCAGAAACTTGAAACCACCACCAGGTCGCAGTAATGTTGGAAGTTCAGAAATTGATGGCGTTACAACGTTGGATTCAAGGGGAACAAAACAAGAAGATGCTAGAAGAAGCTTGCGAACCATTCATTCAGATGATAGTGCTCCAAGGGATGAGGAGGATACGAATGTAGATGATCTTTTGATGCATTTCAGTAAAAAGAAGTCACCTGATGAATCAGGCAAGAAAAAGATATATCTGAAACCTCCTCCTTCCCGACAAAGTGATGTTGATCATGGTGGATATAAGTGGAACAGAATGAAATCTGATTTGGATATTGGACCTGCAAGAGTGGAACCAACAACTTCAACTGGGGCAACAAAAAGGCATGTTCGAGCCACTTCCTTACAACCGGAGATGCTGAACGTGGGTCAGCATGTTCATCCTAATCTGCCCGACTATGATGAATTAGCTGCTCGGCTTGCAAATAttagataa